The following proteins are co-located in the Paenibacillus sp. FSL H8-0079 genome:
- the groL gene encoding chaperonin GroEL (60 kDa chaperone family; promotes refolding of misfolded polypeptides especially under stressful conditions; forms two stacked rings of heptamers to form a barrel-shaped 14mer; ends can be capped by GroES; misfolded proteins enter the barrel where they are refolded when GroES binds), producing the protein MAKDIKFSEDARRSMLRGVDALANAVKVTLGPKGRNVVLEKKFGSPLITNDGVTIAKEIELEDAFENMGAQLVKEVATKTNDVAGDGTTTATVLAQALITEGLKNVTAGASPIGIRKGIDKAVKAAVAELQSISKPIDSKQSIAQVAAISAADEEVGELIAEAMEKVGKDGVITVEESKGFATELEVVEGMQFDRGYISPYMITDTDKMEAVLDNPYILITDKKISSTQDILPLLEKIVQQGKPLVLIAEDIEGEALAMLVVNKLRGTFNAVAVKAPGFGDRRKAMLQDIAALTGGQLITEELGLDLKSAVVEQLGTARQIRVTKENTIIVDGAGNKSDIDARVSQIRTQLEETTSEFDKEKLQERLAKLSGGVAVIKVGAATETELKERKLRIEDALNATRAAVEEGIVSGGGTALMNVYSAVAAVALSGDEQTGVNIVLRALEAPIRTIAANAGEEGSVIVERLKKEQTGIGFNAATGEWVNMIEAGIVDPAKVTRYALQNAASVAAMFLTTEAVIADKPEPAGAGGGMPDMGGMGGMGGMM; encoded by the coding sequence ATGGCTAAAGACATTAAATTCAGTGAAGACGCTCGTCGCTCTATGCTTCGTGGTGTGGACGCATTGGCTAATGCAGTAAAAGTAACACTCGGTCCTAAAGGCCGTAACGTGGTTCTGGAGAAAAAATTCGGAAGCCCGCTCATCACTAACGATGGTGTAACCATTGCTAAAGAAATCGAACTGGAAGATGCATTCGAGAACATGGGTGCACAACTGGTTAAAGAAGTAGCAACGAAAACCAACGATGTTGCCGGTGACGGTACTACAACAGCAACTGTATTGGCGCAAGCGCTGATCACAGAAGGTCTGAAAAACGTAACTGCAGGCGCTAGCCCCATCGGTATCCGTAAAGGTATCGACAAAGCGGTTAAAGCTGCGGTTGCTGAATTGCAATCCATCTCCAAACCAATTGATTCCAAACAATCCATCGCACAAGTTGCAGCAATCTCTGCAGCTGACGAAGAAGTAGGCGAACTGATCGCTGAAGCTATGGAAAAAGTAGGTAAAGATGGCGTAATCACAGTAGAAGAATCCAAAGGATTCGCTACTGAGCTTGAAGTGGTTGAAGGTATGCAATTCGACCGTGGATACATCTCTCCTTACATGATCACAGATACGGACAAAATGGAAGCTGTTTTGGACAACCCGTACATCTTGATCACAGACAAAAAAATCTCCAGCACGCAAGACATCTTGCCATTGCTTGAGAAAATCGTTCAACAAGGTAAACCGCTGGTATTGATCGCTGAAGATATCGAAGGCGAAGCACTGGCTATGCTGGTTGTGAACAAATTGCGTGGTACTTTCAATGCTGTAGCTGTTAAAGCTCCAGGATTCGGTGACCGTCGTAAAGCAATGCTGCAAGACATCGCTGCCCTCACTGGTGGCCAATTGATCACGGAAGAACTGGGTCTGGACCTGAAATCCGCTGTTGTGGAACAATTGGGTACAGCTCGTCAAATCCGTGTAACAAAAGAAAACACAATCATCGTTGACGGTGCTGGTAACAAATCCGATATCGATGCACGTGTTAGCCAAATCCGTACACAACTGGAAGAAACAACTTCCGAGTTCGACAAAGAGAAACTGCAAGAGCGTCTGGCTAAATTGTCCGGCGGTGTAGCAGTAATCAAAGTTGGTGCGGCTACTGAAACAGAATTGAAAGAACGCAAACTTCGCATCGAAGATGCCCTGAACGCAACTCGCGCTGCGGTTGAAGAAGGTATCGTATCCGGTGGTGGTACAGCGCTCATGAACGTATATAGCGCGGTTGCGGCTGTAGCTCTGTCCGGTGACGAGCAAACAGGCGTAAACATCGTCCTGCGTGCTCTGGAAGCACCAATCCGCACAATCGCAGCTAACGCTGGCGAAGAAGGTTCCGTAATCGTGGAACGTCTGAAAAAAGAACAAACAGGAATCGGCTTCAACGCTGCAACTGGCGAGTGGGTTAACATGATCGAAGCGGGTATCGTTGACCCTGCGAAAGTAACTCGTTATGCATTGCAAAACGCTGCTTCCGTAGCAGCAATGTTCCTGACTACTGAAGCAGTTATCGCTGACAAACCAGAACCTGCAGGTGCTGGTGGCGGAATGCCTGACATGGGCGGTATGGGTGGAATGGGCGGCATGATGTAA
- a CDS encoding NAD(P)/FAD-dependent oxidoreductase: MYDVLVIGAGQAGLAAGYYLQRSGLTFLIVDAASSVGQSWRKRYDSLRLFTPRMYDGLPGMPLSGNESGLPSKDEIADYFESYAKQMHLPIKLNCLISRLSKQDEVYYAETNNGMIEARNIIVATGPFQTKNVPQFAKSLSEQVIQLHSSEYKKISQLLPGTTVVVGGGNSGAQIAVVLAADDKQTVYISIAQNITFRPLHIMKRSIFWYFEKLGVLRASADRMVGKWLRNQPEYVYGYELKELMTQGKVNMRPRAVNAIDDRILYEDGSETRIDNIIWATGFKRNDSWIDIDTAFDSKGVILHETGVSPVVGLYFVGLPWQTSRGSALLGWVKYDAQRIVSHIKGKSH; this comes from the coding sequence ATGTACGATGTATTGGTTATCGGAGCTGGACAAGCAGGTTTGGCAGCAGGTTACTATCTTCAGCGGTCGGGGTTAACCTTTTTAATCGTTGACGCTGCCTCATCAGTCGGGCAATCTTGGCGTAAACGGTACGATTCCTTACGTCTTTTTACCCCACGAATGTATGATGGGTTACCTGGAATGCCGCTTAGTGGAAATGAAAGTGGCCTGCCAAGCAAAGATGAAATTGCAGATTATTTTGAAAGTTACGCCAAGCAAATGCATCTTCCTATAAAGTTAAACTGTTTAATCTCTCGTCTCTCGAAGCAAGATGAGGTGTACTATGCTGAAACCAATAATGGAATGATCGAAGCGCGCAATATTATCGTTGCGACGGGACCTTTCCAGACGAAGAATGTTCCTCAGTTTGCGAAATCATTATCCGAGCAAGTGATTCAGCTTCATTCTTCAGAGTATAAAAAAATCTCTCAATTGCTTCCTGGAACAACAGTAGTTGTAGGCGGAGGCAATTCAGGTGCTCAAATCGCCGTAGTGTTAGCAGCAGATGATAAACAAACCGTATACATATCCATAGCTCAAAATATAACCTTTAGGCCTTTGCATATCATGAAACGAAGTATATTCTGGTATTTTGAAAAGCTCGGAGTATTACGTGCAAGTGCAGATCGTATGGTTGGAAAATGGTTGCGAAATCAGCCTGAGTACGTCTATGGTTATGAGTTAAAAGAATTGATGACCCAGGGAAAAGTTAACATGCGCCCACGTGCTGTAAATGCGATAGATGACCGTATCCTATATGAGGATGGTAGTGAGACACGAATAGACAATATTATCTGGGCGACTGGGTTTAAGCGAAATGACAGTTGGATCGATATCGATACTGCTTTTGATTCCAAAGGTGTAATTTTACACGAGACAGGAGTCTCACCCGTTGTTGGACTGTACTTTGTAGGTCTACCTTGGCAAACATCACGAGGTTCTGCATTGTTGGGATGGGTCAAGTACGATGCTCAGAGAATCGTTAGTCATATCAAAGGTAAGTCACATTAA
- a CDS encoding glycoside hydrolase family 2 TIM barrel-domain containing protein — translation MRKKLVHTPPANGYPEWNNNPETFQVGRLPAHASMVAFPSIAEALSNDSSASPWYESLNGQWKFAFAETPEQRISSFYENNYDASDWDEIAVPSNWQLQGYDYPQYTNMTYPWVEREPELKPPFAPTTYNPVGSYIRTFTVPTDWKDRPVLLHFEGVESAFYVWVNGELVGYSEDTFTPAEFDITSYLTEGENKLAVEVYRWCDASWLENQDFWRLSGIFRGVYLHSPSPVQIADFFVRTELDDAYQDAELLLDLKLFNHNAAQTTAGLSVQAQLYDAQQQTVLKQPLTAAVTFQGEDELSFNLSAEVINPLLWSAESPHLYTLVLSIQDESGETLEAVRSRIGFRKFELKDGLMQINGKRIVFKGVNRHEFSPDTGRAIGREDMIRDIELMKSYNVNAVRTSHYPNQSLWYELCDEYGLYVIDETNLETHGTWYYGQKEMNEDNIPASKPEWRNNVIDRCNSMFQRDKNHASVIIWSLGNESFGGDNFIAMYDYLKQVDPTRLVHYEGTFHYRPSDSASDIESTMYISPENVENYARMPGPKKPYIICEYSHAMGNSCGGLHLYWDLFDKYDVLQGAFIWDWVDQSIRTTTADGVEYFAYGGDFGESPHDGNFCGNGLILADKTVTPKLEEVKKCYQNVRMEAVDIKDGLLRIRNQFLFTDLSEYSLVWTVTHDGVSVENGTLDIALPPGESAEVRIPYTPSSDLLKEAVLTISLVTKVATKWAGTGHEIAWDQFVVSPRLRPIQPVYQGQGNAPQVQDLQDELQVAAGQVTLSFNPATGTLTSYQINNQEQLLAPVRPNFWRAMTDNDMGNRLNERSAFWRDAHATSRLIRFEHHADEQGILVTTDYTWDQHPGCTLSITYRIDPDGVLEISQTLIPGEGLPDLPEFGMLLQLNNSLDTISWYGRGPHDNYADRLTSARLGYYTGAVRDQFVPYLKPQECGNKTDVRFAEVTSADGQSGLHVEATIPYEINALPWTPEELEANDHVYKLPESTQTVARINYKQMGVGGDDSWGARTHAEYTLPANRAYHFTFTVRPV, via the coding sequence ATGCGAAAGAAACTGGTACACACCCCTCCGGCAAATGGATACCCGGAATGGAACAATAATCCCGAGACTTTTCAAGTAGGCCGTCTACCCGCACATGCTTCTATGGTAGCGTTTCCATCTATAGCAGAAGCATTGTCCAATGATTCCAGCGCATCGCCATGGTACGAATCACTGAATGGTCAGTGGAAGTTTGCCTTTGCGGAGACACCGGAGCAACGGATTTCATCCTTTTATGAGAACAACTATGATGCCAGTGACTGGGACGAGATCGCCGTTCCTTCCAACTGGCAGCTACAAGGTTACGATTATCCCCAATATACGAATATGACGTATCCGTGGGTCGAGCGTGAGCCTGAACTGAAGCCCCCATTTGCACCAACAACTTATAATCCAGTGGGTTCGTATATCCGTACGTTTACTGTGCCTACAGACTGGAAAGACCGGCCTGTCCTGCTGCACTTTGAGGGCGTTGAATCCGCCTTTTATGTATGGGTCAACGGGGAGCTCGTCGGTTATAGCGAGGACACTTTCACACCGGCAGAATTCGATATCACTTCGTATCTAACGGAAGGTGAGAACAAGCTCGCTGTGGAGGTATATCGTTGGTGTGATGCGAGCTGGCTGGAGAATCAGGATTTCTGGCGGTTAAGCGGCATATTCCGTGGTGTATACTTGCATTCACCTTCACCCGTTCAGATCGCCGATTTCTTTGTTCGTACCGAACTGGATGACGCGTATCAGGATGCGGAGTTACTGCTGGATTTGAAATTATTTAATCATAATGCCGCGCAGACCACTGCCGGATTGTCCGTCCAAGCCCAGCTCTATGATGCACAGCAACAGACTGTATTGAAACAGCCACTTACTGCGGCCGTTACGTTCCAGGGCGAGGATGAACTTTCATTTAATTTGTCAGCAGAGGTTATCAATCCGCTTCTATGGAGCGCCGAGTCCCCTCATCTATATACACTTGTGCTGTCCATTCAGGACGAATCAGGCGAAACACTGGAAGCGGTCCGCAGCCGGATCGGATTCCGCAAGTTTGAACTGAAGGACGGCCTGATGCAAATCAACGGCAAACGCATTGTATTCAAAGGTGTGAATCGTCATGAGTTTTCTCCGGATACCGGTCGGGCTATTGGGCGGGAAGACATGATCCGTGACATCGAGCTGATGAAGTCCTATAACGTTAACGCCGTGCGCACATCCCATTATCCGAATCAGTCACTCTGGTACGAACTCTGTGATGAATACGGCCTCTATGTTATTGATGAGACGAATCTGGAGACTCACGGCACGTGGTACTATGGGCAAAAGGAAATGAATGAGGACAACATTCCCGCGAGCAAGCCGGAATGGCGTAACAACGTAATCGATCGCTGTAACTCGATGTTCCAGCGGGACAAAAACCATGCGTCCGTGATTATCTGGTCTCTCGGTAATGAGTCCTTCGGCGGTGATAACTTCATCGCGATGTACGATTATCTGAAACAAGTCGATCCAACCCGTCTCGTTCATTATGAAGGGACCTTCCATTATCGCCCTTCTGATTCAGCAAGCGACATTGAATCGACAATGTATATCAGCCCTGAAAATGTGGAGAATTATGCTCGCATGCCAGGACCGAAGAAACCTTATATTATCTGCGAATACAGCCATGCCATGGGTAACTCCTGCGGTGGTCTGCATCTGTATTGGGATTTGTTCGATAAATATGATGTGTTGCAGGGTGCATTCATCTGGGACTGGGTCGATCAGTCCATTCGTACCACTACGGCAGACGGTGTCGAATATTTCGCTTATGGCGGTGATTTCGGTGAATCCCCTCATGATGGCAATTTCTGCGGAAACGGACTGATTCTGGCCGATAAGACAGTTACACCGAAGCTGGAAGAAGTGAAGAAATGTTATCAGAACGTTCGTATGGAAGCCGTTGATATAAAAGATGGCCTGCTACGCATCCGAAACCAGTTCCTGTTCACGGATCTGAGCGAATATTCACTCGTGTGGACAGTAACACACGATGGTGTATCCGTAGAGAACGGCACGCTCGATATCGCGTTACCTCCTGGCGAATCGGCTGAAGTCCGTATCCCATACACGCCATCGTCTGATTTGCTCAAGGAAGCGGTGCTGACTATATCCTTGGTTACGAAAGTTGCAACCAAATGGGCAGGAACAGGTCATGAGATTGCCTGGGATCAGTTCGTGGTATCTCCACGATTGCGTCCAATCCAACCGGTGTATCAAGGACAAGGCAATGCTCCGCAGGTACAGGATCTACAAGATGAATTGCAAGTGGCTGCAGGCCAAGTCACGTTGAGCTTCAATCCAGCTACTGGCACGCTCACGTCCTATCAGATCAATAATCAGGAGCAATTGCTCGCACCTGTCCGCCCGAATTTCTGGAGAGCCATGACAGACAACGATATGGGGAACCGCTTGAATGAGCGTTCTGCGTTCTGGAGAGATGCTCACGCTACCAGCAGACTAATTCGTTTCGAGCACCATGCAGACGAACAAGGCATTCTCGTGACGACCGATTATACGTGGGATCAACATCCGGGATGTACGCTGTCCATCACATACCGAATTGATCCGGATGGCGTATTGGAAATCAGTCAAACCCTTATTCCAGGCGAAGGCCTACCCGATCTACCGGAATTCGGTATGCTGCTGCAGCTGAATAACAGCTTGGATACCATATCTTGGTACGGCAGAGGGCCGCACGACAACTACGCAGACCGTCTGACCAGTGCACGTCTCGGCTATTACACAGGTGCGGTTCGAGATCAATTCGTTCCATACCTGAAACCACAAGAGTGTGGTAACAAAACGGATGTACGCTTTGCTGAAGTTACATCAGCGGATGGTCAAAGTGGTCTGCACGTAGAAGCCACCATACCATATGAAATCAATGCGTTACCGTGGACACCTGAGGAATTGGAAGCAAACGACCATGTGTACAAATTACCTGAGAGCACACAGACTGTGGCGCGTATCAATTACAAACAAATGGGTGTCGGTGGAGATGACAGCTGGGGTGCTCGCACACATGCTGAATACACCTTGCCAGCCAACCGCGCGTATCATTTCACCTTTACGGTAAGACCCGTATAA
- a CDS encoding AraC family transcriptional regulator: protein MDTRIFFGKTEEAARLPIYMTTVGYWEHQYETERPEGFPDYQIHQIIHGQGRLIIQDEEYIVGPGDVFVLYPDVPHRYMPISDRWELAWVSFQGREASQLLSYAGITGSRVCRLRTATLLHGLEQLLVRGESGGDTDYADYDVECSKQLYALLLDLKPLLIVSANYNDELERLKPVLRYIAEHLDRSLSLKELAAVAVVSPQYLCRLFQKALHTRPVFYVNQERINRSKQLMFSERELRIYEVADRVGYENASYFCAMFKRHTGMSPERFRKLHGLS from the coding sequence ATGGATACCCGGATTTTTTTTGGTAAAACAGAAGAAGCTGCTCGCCTGCCGATCTATATGACCACGGTTGGATACTGGGAACACCAATATGAAACCGAGCGTCCAGAGGGATTCCCGGATTATCAGATCCACCAGATCATTCATGGTCAGGGGAGACTGATTATACAAGACGAAGAGTACATCGTCGGACCGGGGGATGTTTTCGTTCTGTACCCTGATGTCCCACATCGATATATGCCCATCAGTGACCGCTGGGAGCTGGCTTGGGTCTCGTTTCAGGGGAGAGAAGCCAGTCAGCTATTATCTTATGCGGGGATTACCGGTTCACGGGTATGCAGACTCAGGACAGCCACGCTGTTGCATGGCCTGGAGCAACTTCTGGTTAGAGGTGAGAGTGGGGGGGATACGGATTATGCAGATTACGATGTGGAGTGTTCCAAACAATTATATGCTCTGCTGCTGGATCTGAAGCCACTGCTCATCGTATCTGCCAATTATAATGATGAACTGGAGCGCTTGAAGCCTGTGCTGCGTTATATCGCAGAGCATCTGGATCGTTCACTGTCGCTGAAGGAACTGGCCGCTGTGGCTGTGGTGTCTCCTCAATATTTGTGCAGACTGTTTCAGAAGGCGCTCCATACCAGACCTGTATTTTACGTAAACCAGGAACGAATCAATCGGAGCAAACAGCTCATGTTCAGTGAGAGAGAACTCCGAATCTATGAAGTTGCTGATCGGGTGGGCTACGAGAACGCCAGTTATTTCTGTGCGATGTTCAAAAGGCATACAGGCATGAGTCCGGAGCGTTTTCGCAAACTGCACGGACTGAGTTGA
- a CDS encoding helix-turn-helix domain-containing protein yields MDHSLHPLFKPIQINGTYPDSYYVEKIPAAGLMAYVACYWESGSLPNTHADVTWGEGREPSVMTVPARVLPDGCTDMLITYDPVCSEHSYAYCGNYTQPFAVPERSDDGSPAGDYTFGVRFFPGGAHVFHGMPLEWFTDKRIALQECWPEKLNELQERMAETNRFAERVEVMNAYLSPLSMQASTSENDLMKNVLHRIFIDGGRMTVQELAMREVISERQLHRKFSEWVGISPKRFSEVVRFHRVLNDIHQGNTADWAMLAQNHGFFDQAHLIRQFRKFYGETPLTAAKEHGRMLSDLYNRSVEPSVILKS; encoded by the coding sequence GTGGATCACAGCCTGCACCCGTTGTTTAAGCCTATTCAGATAAATGGAACGTACCCTGACAGTTATTATGTTGAGAAAATACCTGCTGCCGGCTTGATGGCTTATGTGGCCTGTTATTGGGAATCAGGATCTCTTCCGAACACGCATGCAGATGTTACTTGGGGAGAAGGTCGAGAGCCATCGGTGATGACTGTCCCTGCACGGGTATTGCCGGATGGTTGCACGGATATGCTGATTACATACGACCCGGTCTGTTCAGAGCACTCCTATGCTTACTGCGGCAATTATACACAGCCGTTCGCTGTACCTGAGCGATCCGATGATGGTTCGCCTGCTGGAGATTACACCTTTGGCGTCCGATTCTTTCCAGGTGGAGCGCATGTCTTCCATGGCATGCCTCTGGAATGGTTTACAGATAAGCGAATTGCCCTTCAGGAATGTTGGCCGGAGAAGCTGAACGAGCTTCAGGAACGGATGGCCGAAACGAATCGTTTTGCAGAGCGGGTAGAAGTTATGAACGCGTACTTGAGTCCGTTGTCCATGCAGGCAAGCACATCTGAGAACGATCTGATGAAAAACGTGCTGCACCGCATCTTTATAGATGGGGGACGTATGACTGTCCAGGAGCTGGCGATGCGTGAAGTGATCAGTGAGCGGCAGCTGCATCGCAAGTTCTCGGAGTGGGTCGGAATCAGTCCCAAACGGTTCAGTGAGGTGGTTCGTTTTCATCGTGTGCTGAATGATATCCATCAGGGGAACACGGCAGACTGGGCAATGCTTGCCCAGAATCATGGGTTCTTTGACCAAGCCCATCTGATTCGGCAATTTCGCAAGTTTTATGGAGAGACTCCGTTGACGGCAGCCAAGGAGCATGGCAGGATGTTGTCCGATTTGTACAATAGATCTGTAGAACCTTCGGTTATACTTAAATCGTGA
- a CDS encoding DinB family protein: MNGTLQIRDHLLNELETGVRTGASLIRLIRSEDWSYRPQENMRSLVELVHHFIQITASDLAIMQEKGEAEVGLVENSLSEIEDIEKLEATLWSNFESYKAYITGLSEEDYLNRSTKAFYMEHGHLQAQWQIETLTHVFHHRSQLYNYLKQQGHELNFFMLYA, from the coding sequence ATGAATGGAACATTGCAGATTCGGGATCATTTGTTAAATGAATTGGAAACAGGAGTGCGGACGGGGGCTTCGTTAATTCGCTTAATCCGTTCGGAGGATTGGTCGTATCGTCCACAGGAGAATATGCGTTCATTGGTGGAGCTTGTGCATCACTTTATCCAGATCACGGCATCGGATCTTGCCATTATGCAGGAGAAAGGTGAAGCAGAGGTTGGTCTGGTGGAGAACAGTTTGTCTGAAATCGAGGATATCGAAAAGCTGGAAGCAACGTTGTGGAGCAATTTCGAATCCTACAAAGCATATATCACAGGATTGAGTGAAGAAGATTATTTAAACCGCTCTACCAAAGCTTTCTATATGGAACATGGTCATTTGCAGGCGCAATGGCAGATTGAAACGTTAACGCATGTGTTCCATCACCGTTCGCAGCTGTATAACTACCTCAAGCAGCAGGGTCATGAACTGAACTTTTTCATGCTGTACGCCTAA
- a CDS encoding ABC transporter substrate-binding protein: MNIDRYIELWNQAAVQVVDVQHHMLGYGQDPMIHELPTSGLIYTVRGGGLIYVDYNQYRTDRYHLIHGGKGSLLQIDVLEEQLEYYLILYQAHILLSAGTAARLLPDGSPLLESHYDLKPTHPVLLQDKISQLRQMWTSPHRLQEMQVRSIFLQIMMEILEQLQSAEVSSEPPDLVAQAMSYIQEHYHLPITIDSLAAKLECSPRHLGRLFRNSEIGQSPSDYLVQFRMSKASELLVQTDLALKDVASSIGYEDVYHFSRMFKKYCGLSPIHYRNQYLQSPTGLNTTSAMSDISIVESLIPRYIDNGSQNKQVSGGSFMMYNWSRRSTVMMLLLSFSLLMSACASPSPSTNAPAVSSGSEQATADTTSSRTINHDLGSTKVPVEPTRIVVLEQGFTQTIAALEVKPVGVADDNKPERFPKDTLAYIEGYTSVGTRSEPNLEVIRTLKPDLIIADTSRHGNVYDELSAIAPTIVFKNDTANYEDILVSTEKIGEALGKTEATTALLEEHQKRLDELKQTINPQQSVLIVAADEDETQSFQVRTDQAFHSSFLSAAGLNYALKDEKEVNQLMTTEQLLTINSDQMLILINEDGPSVLEGQKDNLLWNQLKAVQNGNAHEVELATWSRQRSIPALNNIMDEAAAYFR, from the coding sequence ATGAATATAGACAGGTATATTGAGCTATGGAATCAGGCGGCGGTTCAGGTCGTGGATGTGCAGCATCATATGTTGGGATACGGGCAGGACCCTATGATACATGAATTGCCGACCAGTGGACTAATCTACACGGTTCGTGGCGGTGGCTTGATTTACGTGGATTACAACCAGTACAGAACAGATCGCTATCATCTGATTCATGGCGGAAAGGGGAGCCTTCTGCAGATTGATGTTCTTGAAGAACAATTGGAGTATTATCTGATTTTGTATCAAGCACACATCTTGTTATCTGCTGGAACAGCTGCTCGACTACTACCGGATGGGAGCCCGTTGTTAGAGAGTCACTATGACCTGAAGCCCACTCACCCAGTGTTGTTACAGGATAAAATAAGTCAACTTAGACAGATGTGGACATCTCCACACCGTTTGCAGGAAATGCAGGTACGTTCCATCTTTTTGCAGATCATGATGGAGATTCTGGAACAACTGCAGTCCGCAGAAGTCTCGTCTGAACCTCCTGATCTGGTGGCACAGGCGATGAGCTACATTCAGGAACACTATCACCTTCCAATCACCATCGATTCGCTGGCTGCCAAGCTGGAATGCAGCCCAAGACATCTGGGACGCTTGTTCCGCAATAGCGAGATTGGTCAGAGCCCATCGGATTATCTTGTGCAATTCCGGATGAGCAAAGCAAGTGAATTGCTTGTGCAGACCGATCTTGCGCTGAAGGATGTGGCGAGTAGCATCGGTTACGAGGATGTATATCATTTTAGCCGTATGTTCAAAAAGTACTGTGGTTTATCTCCGATTCACTATCGTAATCAGTATCTTCAATCGCCAACAGGTCTGAATACGACATCAGCTATGTCCGATATATCCATTGTTGAGTCGCTAATACCCCGTTATATTGATAATGGTTCTCAAAACAAACAAGTAAGCGGGGGTTCTTTCATGATGTACAATTGGTCCAGACGTTCAACGGTGATGATGCTGTTGCTGAGTTTTAGTCTTTTAATGAGTGCGTGCGCGAGTCCATCTCCATCTACCAATGCTCCGGCAGTATCAAGTGGAAGTGAACAGGCAACCGCAGATACTACTTCTTCCCGCACGATCAATCATGATCTGGGAAGCACGAAGGTACCGGTTGAGCCCACACGGATCGTGGTGTTGGAGCAAGGATTTACACAGACCATTGCAGCGCTTGAAGTGAAGCCTGTTGGGGTTGCTGATGATAACAAACCTGAGCGTTTCCCCAAGGACACGCTTGCTTATATTGAGGGATATACCTCGGTGGGTACCCGTTCTGAGCCGAATCTGGAAGTGATTCGTACGCTCAAACCAGATCTGATTATTGCGGATACGAGCCGTCATGGCAATGTATATGATGAATTGTCGGCCATTGCACCAACGATTGTATTCAAGAATGATACAGCCAACTACGAGGATATCTTGGTGTCGACTGAGAAGATCGGTGAAGCGTTGGGCAAAACAGAGGCTACCACCGCCTTGCTGGAAGAGCATCAGAAGCGATTGGATGAGTTGAAGCAAACCATCAATCCTCAGCAGTCGGTTCTGATCGTGGCTGCGGATGAAGATGAGACGCAATCGTTTCAGGTTCGGACAGATCAGGCCTTTCATTCTTCTTTCTTGTCTGCGGCAGGTCTGAATTATGCCCTGAAGGATGAGAAAGAAGTTAATCAATTGATGACGACAGAGCAGCTGCTTACCATCAATTCGGATCAGATGCTGATTCTGATTAATGAAGATGGGCCCTCCGTGCTCGAAGGTCAGAAGGATAATCTGCTCTGGAATCAGTTGAAGGCAGTACAGAATGGTAATGCTCATGAAGTGGAATTGGCAACGTGGTCAAGACAACGTAGTATACCTGCATTGAACAATATTATGGATGAAGCGGCTGCATATTTTAGATGA